One window of Magallana gigas chromosome 2, xbMagGiga1.1, whole genome shotgun sequence genomic DNA carries:
- the LOC105331125 gene encoding sushi domain-containing protein 2 isoform X1 yields MENEFVLIPTRTTCVLLFLTGLNTIDGTSVVNSTTRIILPENINLVYFGIKYTELYLQPNGILAFDPRAKYDPHRNYSDPLKYWQASDDHPFIAPLLFEKKPSISSWMTFDIYLRSNQSNEAFLDHLGVVIDKSFVGVHSTSLTFAVSVEWHTEESLCNNMETCQNANTSLVLATDGHLTFAMLEVSNTNLSVQYQSGFNFGYGRGWFDLGLSLDRLSGRHLYLINKEAPLTGGCDARREQVTGTAFVSLTVIDMFGGNILEVSGPCFLENEVIALLFGDPSKPIAIGECFRFSEIKAKCEVPPLTARGRVQVWVSLDGGVSISFKTSVTVVHPTLTSRFVKLEGSGWGGTTARELTVRWNVALISTHPDAHIDILLVGYSEKTFWGFHLPLVKNVPVSQKFASFDSDDIPCDATCAEFEAGFVAVRVRNITHANQYRTMPSGAMPFGWLMRKYEESKHGSQWLHEKCTSWYRAEIEDMQWISRLDHCPCSLQQALLDFGRWQTDLSCNMYSKTSTCGFHKGAVHCVRSVGTIQKSGNQCCYGADGLLRYSEDTFQGSTPDRFHDWGADPYGSPGSVPSLSHGLADVMTFFYCCMWVDYKDCDFYMDVRPTTDCKYYKPPKQAMVFGQSHILTFDRRSATMCAEGDYVLYQDSNLIVHGRFQMNLRSLKSSFILTAIGIRAKDETAIIQLKYGAYQQNSKNRNESDPVLDVIVNDQYQFYEREDNKWQDFNHLTVVNNDDLTLRKQSNFTVLSKHGVGILVFELKGSLHVTLSSLPIQMEMSGGLLSQVPFNDSETQFSKWYVNNSLRQILPYRVDREMSERHCPSIPQNFTSAICSGDKMCLYDYFTTGDTFIANHTRESSQQYSTNTDVLSKANSCGLLSVPRSTKSSFNYSLGNTVRVTGCRVGTLQGQTEYTCTDSGNSREWSPGVSASCSQDSTTKVDNQTSLATGIVASVLIILIIMIAIIIWQRKKRNDKYALNRNDDPSFYM; encoded by the exons ATGGAGAATGAATTCGTTCTCATACCTACGCGTACCACGTGTGTGCTACTGTTCCTTACAG GTTTGAATACGATAGACGGGACATCGGTAGTCAATTCAACCACTCGCATCATCCTTCCAGAAAACATAAACTTGGTATATTTTGGAATAAAGTACACAGAACTATAT CTCCAGCCAAATGGAATCCTGGCATTTGATCCAAGAGCAAAGTACGACCCCCACAGAAACTACAGCGACCCCCTGAAATACTGGCAAGCGTCTGATGATCATCCATTCATTGCGCCACTTCTGTTCGAAAAGAAACCCAGTATTTCAAGTTGGATGACCTTTGATATATACCTGAGGTCTAACCAATCAAATGAAGCGTTTCTTGATCATCTCGGTGTTGTCATTGACAAGTCGTTTGTCGGAGTTCATTCAACCTCTTTAACTTTTGCAGTGTCTGTGGAATGGCACACGGAAGAGTCACTTTGCAATAATATGGAAACGTGTCAG AATGCAAACACCAGTCTCGTTCTTGCCACTGACGGACACCTGACGTTTGCCATGTTGGAAGTTTCAAACACCAATCTTAGTGTACAGTACCAA TCAGGGTTTAACTTTGGGTACGGTAGGGGATGGTTTGACCTTGGACTGTCCTTGGATCGGTTGTCGGGTCGTCATCTGTATCTTATTAACAAGGAGGCCCCCCTCACAGGAGGTTGTGACGCCAGGAGAGAGCAGGTTACAG GAACTGCGTTTGTATCACTTACTGTTATCGACATGTTTGGAGGGAATATCTTGGAGGTATCAGGCCCCTGCTTTTTGGAGAATGAAGTCATTGCCCTTTTGTTTGGCGATCCTTCTAAGCCGATCGCTATAGGGGAATGCTTCCGGTTTTCTGAAATAAAAGCGAAATGCGAAGTTCCTCCCCTGACTGCAAGGGGGCGTGTCCAAGTATGGGTGTCTCTTGATGGTGGTGTATCTATTTCATTTAAGACGTCAGTCACAGTAG TTCATCCGACGCTCACTTCCCGCTTTGTGAAGCTAGAAGGCTCAGGGTGGGGCGGAACTACGGCACGAGAGCTTACCGTGCGCTGGAATGTTGCGCTAATCAGTACTCACCCTGATGCACATATAGATATTCTTTTAGTTGGATACTCCGAAAag acaTTTTGGGGGTTTCATCTACCTCTTGTCAAGAATGTTCCAGTGTCCCAGAAATTCGCCTCATTTGATTCTGATGACATTCCCTGTGACGCGACATGTGCCGAATTCGAAGCCGGTTTTGTTGCTGTCAGAGTTAGAAACATCACCCATGCAAATCAATATAG AACCATGCCAAGTGGTGCAATGCCTTTTGGTTGGCTTATGAGGAAATATGAAGAATCAAAGCATGGCTCTCAGTGGTTGCACGAGAAATGCACGAGCTGGTACCGTGCAGAGATCGAGGACATGCAGTGGATATCACGCCTCGACCATTGTCCTTGCTCTTTGCAGCAGGCCCTGTTGGATTTCGGACGCTGGCAGACTGACTTGTCCTGTAACATGTACAGTAAGACCTCTACGTGCGGATTCCACAAGGGCGCCGTACACTGTGTCCGCAGTGTGGGCACGATAC AAAAATCCGGAAACCAGTGTTGTTATGGAGCTGACGGTTTGTTGAGGTACTCAGAGGACACCTTCCAAGGCAGTACTCCGGACAGATTCCATGACTGGGGAGCGGATCCTTACGGGAGCCCTGGGTCCGTGCCCTCTCTTTCCCACGGTCTGGCGGACGTCATGACGTTCTTTTACTGCTGTATGTGGGTGGATTACAAAGACTGTGACTTCTACATGGATGTCAGACCAACAACAGACTGTAAATACTACAAACCTCCTAAACAAG CAATGGTTTTTGGACAATCTCATATCCTCACATTTGACCGGCGCTCGGCCACGATGTGCGCAGAAGGAGACTATGTCTTATACCAGGACTCGAATTTGATAGTCCATGGTCGATTCCAGATGAACCTGAGGTCATTAAAATCGTCTTTTATACTCACTGCCATCGGAATAAGAGCAAAAGACGAGACCGCCATTATTCAGTTAAAATATGGAGCATATCAACAGAATTCCAAAAATAGGAACGAATCAGATCCCGTGCTTGACGTCATTGTCAATGACCAGTACCAGTTTTACGAGCGAGAGGACAACAAATGGCAAGATTTTAATC ATCTGACAGTGGTGAATAATGATGATCTTACACTAAGAAAGCAGTCCAACTTTACAGTTCTTTCCAAACATGGTGTTGGCATTCTTGTGTTTGAATTGAAGGGTTCGCTACATGTCACACTTTCATCACTTCCGATACAAATG gAAATGTCGGGAGGATTGCTAAGTCAGGTCCCGTTTAATGACAGTGAAACGCAATTCTCAAAAT GGTACGTGAACAACTCTTTGAGACAGATTTTGCCTTACCGTGTGGATAGAGAGATGTCTGAAAGACACTGTCCCAGCATCCCACAAAACTTTACCTCCGCTATATGTTCCGGGGACAAAATGTGCCTTTATGACTATTTTACAACAGGGGACACCTTTATAGCAAATCATACAAGGGAATCTAGTCAACAGTACTCAACAAACACTGATGTGTTGTCAAAAG CCAACTCTTGTGGCCTTCTTAGCGTACCAAGAAGTACAAAATCCAGTTTTAATTACTCATTGGGAAATACCGTCCGCGTCACTGGGTGTAGAGTTGGAACCCTACAGGGACAGACAGAATACACGTGCACCGATTCCGGAAACTCCCGAGAATGGTCGCCTGGTGTGTCTGCATCCTGTAGTCAAG ATTCCACGACCAAGGTAGATAACCAGACATCTCTCGCCACTGGAATCGTCGCCTCCGTTTTAATTATCCTCATCATCATGATCGCTATCATTATTTGGCAGAGGAAAAAACGAAATGATAAATATGCTCTCAATAGAAATGACGATccttcattttacatgtaa
- the LOC105331125 gene encoding sushi domain-containing protein 2 isoform X2: MTFDIYLRSNQSNEAFLDHLGVVIDKSFVGVHSTSLTFAVSVEWHTEESLCNNMETCQNANTSLVLATDGHLTFAMLEVSNTNLSVQYQSGFNFGYGRGWFDLGLSLDRLSGRHLYLINKEAPLTGGCDARREQVTGTAFVSLTVIDMFGGNILEVSGPCFLENEVIALLFGDPSKPIAIGECFRFSEIKAKCEVPPLTARGRVQVWVSLDGGVSISFKTSVTVVHPTLTSRFVKLEGSGWGGTTARELTVRWNVALISTHPDAHIDILLVGYSEKTFWGFHLPLVKNVPVSQKFASFDSDDIPCDATCAEFEAGFVAVRVRNITHANQYRTMPSGAMPFGWLMRKYEESKHGSQWLHEKCTSWYRAEIEDMQWISRLDHCPCSLQQALLDFGRWQTDLSCNMYSKTSTCGFHKGAVHCVRSVGTIQKSGNQCCYGADGLLRYSEDTFQGSTPDRFHDWGADPYGSPGSVPSLSHGLADVMTFFYCCMWVDYKDCDFYMDVRPTTDCKYYKPPKQAMVFGQSHILTFDRRSATMCAEGDYVLYQDSNLIVHGRFQMNLRSLKSSFILTAIGIRAKDETAIIQLKYGAYQQNSKNRNESDPVLDVIVNDQYQFYEREDNKWQDFNHLTVVNNDDLTLRKQSNFTVLSKHGVGILVFELKGSLHVTLSSLPIQMEMSGGLLSQVPFNDSETQFSKWYVNNSLRQILPYRVDREMSERHCPSIPQNFTSAICSGDKMCLYDYFTTGDTFIANHTRESSQQYSTNTDVLSKANSCGLLSVPRSTKSSFNYSLGNTVRVTGCRVGTLQGQTEYTCTDSGNSREWSPGVSASCSQDSTTKVDNQTSLATGIVASVLIILIIMIAIIIWQRKKRNDKYALNRNDDPSFYM; encoded by the exons ATGACCTTTGATATATACCTGAGGTCTAACCAATCAAATGAAGCGTTTCTTGATCATCTCGGTGTTGTCATTGACAAGTCGTTTGTCGGAGTTCATTCAACCTCTTTAACTTTTGCAGTGTCTGTGGAATGGCACACGGAAGAGTCACTTTGCAATAATATGGAAACGTGTCAG AATGCAAACACCAGTCTCGTTCTTGCCACTGACGGACACCTGACGTTTGCCATGTTGGAAGTTTCAAACACCAATCTTAGTGTACAGTACCAA TCAGGGTTTAACTTTGGGTACGGTAGGGGATGGTTTGACCTTGGACTGTCCTTGGATCGGTTGTCGGGTCGTCATCTGTATCTTATTAACAAGGAGGCCCCCCTCACAGGAGGTTGTGACGCCAGGAGAGAGCAGGTTACAG GAACTGCGTTTGTATCACTTACTGTTATCGACATGTTTGGAGGGAATATCTTGGAGGTATCAGGCCCCTGCTTTTTGGAGAATGAAGTCATTGCCCTTTTGTTTGGCGATCCTTCTAAGCCGATCGCTATAGGGGAATGCTTCCGGTTTTCTGAAATAAAAGCGAAATGCGAAGTTCCTCCCCTGACTGCAAGGGGGCGTGTCCAAGTATGGGTGTCTCTTGATGGTGGTGTATCTATTTCATTTAAGACGTCAGTCACAGTAG TTCATCCGACGCTCACTTCCCGCTTTGTGAAGCTAGAAGGCTCAGGGTGGGGCGGAACTACGGCACGAGAGCTTACCGTGCGCTGGAATGTTGCGCTAATCAGTACTCACCCTGATGCACATATAGATATTCTTTTAGTTGGATACTCCGAAAag acaTTTTGGGGGTTTCATCTACCTCTTGTCAAGAATGTTCCAGTGTCCCAGAAATTCGCCTCATTTGATTCTGATGACATTCCCTGTGACGCGACATGTGCCGAATTCGAAGCCGGTTTTGTTGCTGTCAGAGTTAGAAACATCACCCATGCAAATCAATATAG AACCATGCCAAGTGGTGCAATGCCTTTTGGTTGGCTTATGAGGAAATATGAAGAATCAAAGCATGGCTCTCAGTGGTTGCACGAGAAATGCACGAGCTGGTACCGTGCAGAGATCGAGGACATGCAGTGGATATCACGCCTCGACCATTGTCCTTGCTCTTTGCAGCAGGCCCTGTTGGATTTCGGACGCTGGCAGACTGACTTGTCCTGTAACATGTACAGTAAGACCTCTACGTGCGGATTCCACAAGGGCGCCGTACACTGTGTCCGCAGTGTGGGCACGATAC AAAAATCCGGAAACCAGTGTTGTTATGGAGCTGACGGTTTGTTGAGGTACTCAGAGGACACCTTCCAAGGCAGTACTCCGGACAGATTCCATGACTGGGGAGCGGATCCTTACGGGAGCCCTGGGTCCGTGCCCTCTCTTTCCCACGGTCTGGCGGACGTCATGACGTTCTTTTACTGCTGTATGTGGGTGGATTACAAAGACTGTGACTTCTACATGGATGTCAGACCAACAACAGACTGTAAATACTACAAACCTCCTAAACAAG CAATGGTTTTTGGACAATCTCATATCCTCACATTTGACCGGCGCTCGGCCACGATGTGCGCAGAAGGAGACTATGTCTTATACCAGGACTCGAATTTGATAGTCCATGGTCGATTCCAGATGAACCTGAGGTCATTAAAATCGTCTTTTATACTCACTGCCATCGGAATAAGAGCAAAAGACGAGACCGCCATTATTCAGTTAAAATATGGAGCATATCAACAGAATTCCAAAAATAGGAACGAATCAGATCCCGTGCTTGACGTCATTGTCAATGACCAGTACCAGTTTTACGAGCGAGAGGACAACAAATGGCAAGATTTTAATC ATCTGACAGTGGTGAATAATGATGATCTTACACTAAGAAAGCAGTCCAACTTTACAGTTCTTTCCAAACATGGTGTTGGCATTCTTGTGTTTGAATTGAAGGGTTCGCTACATGTCACACTTTCATCACTTCCGATACAAATG gAAATGTCGGGAGGATTGCTAAGTCAGGTCCCGTTTAATGACAGTGAAACGCAATTCTCAAAAT GGTACGTGAACAACTCTTTGAGACAGATTTTGCCTTACCGTGTGGATAGAGAGATGTCTGAAAGACACTGTCCCAGCATCCCACAAAACTTTACCTCCGCTATATGTTCCGGGGACAAAATGTGCCTTTATGACTATTTTACAACAGGGGACACCTTTATAGCAAATCATACAAGGGAATCTAGTCAACAGTACTCAACAAACACTGATGTGTTGTCAAAAG CCAACTCTTGTGGCCTTCTTAGCGTACCAAGAAGTACAAAATCCAGTTTTAATTACTCATTGGGAAATACCGTCCGCGTCACTGGGTGTAGAGTTGGAACCCTACAGGGACAGACAGAATACACGTGCACCGATTCCGGAAACTCCCGAGAATGGTCGCCTGGTGTGTCTGCATCCTGTAGTCAAG ATTCCACGACCAAGGTAGATAACCAGACATCTCTCGCCACTGGAATCGTCGCCTCCGTTTTAATTATCCTCATCATCATGATCGCTATCATTATTTGGCAGAGGAAAAAACGAAATGATAAATATGCTCTCAATAGAAATGACGATccttcattttacatgtaa
- the LOC105331125 gene encoding sushi domain-containing protein 2 isoform X3, whose product METCQNANTSLVLATDGHLTFAMLEVSNTNLSVQYQSGFNFGYGRGWFDLGLSLDRLSGRHLYLINKEAPLTGGCDARREQVTGTAFVSLTVIDMFGGNILEVSGPCFLENEVIALLFGDPSKPIAIGECFRFSEIKAKCEVPPLTARGRVQVWVSLDGGVSISFKTSVTVVHPTLTSRFVKLEGSGWGGTTARELTVRWNVALISTHPDAHIDILLVGYSEKTFWGFHLPLVKNVPVSQKFASFDSDDIPCDATCAEFEAGFVAVRVRNITHANQYRTMPSGAMPFGWLMRKYEESKHGSQWLHEKCTSWYRAEIEDMQWISRLDHCPCSLQQALLDFGRWQTDLSCNMYSKTSTCGFHKGAVHCVRSVGTIQKSGNQCCYGADGLLRYSEDTFQGSTPDRFHDWGADPYGSPGSVPSLSHGLADVMTFFYCCMWVDYKDCDFYMDVRPTTDCKYYKPPKQAMVFGQSHILTFDRRSATMCAEGDYVLYQDSNLIVHGRFQMNLRSLKSSFILTAIGIRAKDETAIIQLKYGAYQQNSKNRNESDPVLDVIVNDQYQFYEREDNKWQDFNHLTVVNNDDLTLRKQSNFTVLSKHGVGILVFELKGSLHVTLSSLPIQMEMSGGLLSQVPFNDSETQFSKWYVNNSLRQILPYRVDREMSERHCPSIPQNFTSAICSGDKMCLYDYFTTGDTFIANHTRESSQQYSTNTDVLSKANSCGLLSVPRSTKSSFNYSLGNTVRVTGCRVGTLQGQTEYTCTDSGNSREWSPGVSASCSQDSTTKVDNQTSLATGIVASVLIILIIMIAIIIWQRKKRNDKYALNRNDDPSFYM is encoded by the exons ATGGAAACGTGTCAG AATGCAAACACCAGTCTCGTTCTTGCCACTGACGGACACCTGACGTTTGCCATGTTGGAAGTTTCAAACACCAATCTTAGTGTACAGTACCAA TCAGGGTTTAACTTTGGGTACGGTAGGGGATGGTTTGACCTTGGACTGTCCTTGGATCGGTTGTCGGGTCGTCATCTGTATCTTATTAACAAGGAGGCCCCCCTCACAGGAGGTTGTGACGCCAGGAGAGAGCAGGTTACAG GAACTGCGTTTGTATCACTTACTGTTATCGACATGTTTGGAGGGAATATCTTGGAGGTATCAGGCCCCTGCTTTTTGGAGAATGAAGTCATTGCCCTTTTGTTTGGCGATCCTTCTAAGCCGATCGCTATAGGGGAATGCTTCCGGTTTTCTGAAATAAAAGCGAAATGCGAAGTTCCTCCCCTGACTGCAAGGGGGCGTGTCCAAGTATGGGTGTCTCTTGATGGTGGTGTATCTATTTCATTTAAGACGTCAGTCACAGTAG TTCATCCGACGCTCACTTCCCGCTTTGTGAAGCTAGAAGGCTCAGGGTGGGGCGGAACTACGGCACGAGAGCTTACCGTGCGCTGGAATGTTGCGCTAATCAGTACTCACCCTGATGCACATATAGATATTCTTTTAGTTGGATACTCCGAAAag acaTTTTGGGGGTTTCATCTACCTCTTGTCAAGAATGTTCCAGTGTCCCAGAAATTCGCCTCATTTGATTCTGATGACATTCCCTGTGACGCGACATGTGCCGAATTCGAAGCCGGTTTTGTTGCTGTCAGAGTTAGAAACATCACCCATGCAAATCAATATAG AACCATGCCAAGTGGTGCAATGCCTTTTGGTTGGCTTATGAGGAAATATGAAGAATCAAAGCATGGCTCTCAGTGGTTGCACGAGAAATGCACGAGCTGGTACCGTGCAGAGATCGAGGACATGCAGTGGATATCACGCCTCGACCATTGTCCTTGCTCTTTGCAGCAGGCCCTGTTGGATTTCGGACGCTGGCAGACTGACTTGTCCTGTAACATGTACAGTAAGACCTCTACGTGCGGATTCCACAAGGGCGCCGTACACTGTGTCCGCAGTGTGGGCACGATAC AAAAATCCGGAAACCAGTGTTGTTATGGAGCTGACGGTTTGTTGAGGTACTCAGAGGACACCTTCCAAGGCAGTACTCCGGACAGATTCCATGACTGGGGAGCGGATCCTTACGGGAGCCCTGGGTCCGTGCCCTCTCTTTCCCACGGTCTGGCGGACGTCATGACGTTCTTTTACTGCTGTATGTGGGTGGATTACAAAGACTGTGACTTCTACATGGATGTCAGACCAACAACAGACTGTAAATACTACAAACCTCCTAAACAAG CAATGGTTTTTGGACAATCTCATATCCTCACATTTGACCGGCGCTCGGCCACGATGTGCGCAGAAGGAGACTATGTCTTATACCAGGACTCGAATTTGATAGTCCATGGTCGATTCCAGATGAACCTGAGGTCATTAAAATCGTCTTTTATACTCACTGCCATCGGAATAAGAGCAAAAGACGAGACCGCCATTATTCAGTTAAAATATGGAGCATATCAACAGAATTCCAAAAATAGGAACGAATCAGATCCCGTGCTTGACGTCATTGTCAATGACCAGTACCAGTTTTACGAGCGAGAGGACAACAAATGGCAAGATTTTAATC ATCTGACAGTGGTGAATAATGATGATCTTACACTAAGAAAGCAGTCCAACTTTACAGTTCTTTCCAAACATGGTGTTGGCATTCTTGTGTTTGAATTGAAGGGTTCGCTACATGTCACACTTTCATCACTTCCGATACAAATG gAAATGTCGGGAGGATTGCTAAGTCAGGTCCCGTTTAATGACAGTGAAACGCAATTCTCAAAAT GGTACGTGAACAACTCTTTGAGACAGATTTTGCCTTACCGTGTGGATAGAGAGATGTCTGAAAGACACTGTCCCAGCATCCCACAAAACTTTACCTCCGCTATATGTTCCGGGGACAAAATGTGCCTTTATGACTATTTTACAACAGGGGACACCTTTATAGCAAATCATACAAGGGAATCTAGTCAACAGTACTCAACAAACACTGATGTGTTGTCAAAAG CCAACTCTTGTGGCCTTCTTAGCGTACCAAGAAGTACAAAATCCAGTTTTAATTACTCATTGGGAAATACCGTCCGCGTCACTGGGTGTAGAGTTGGAACCCTACAGGGACAGACAGAATACACGTGCACCGATTCCGGAAACTCCCGAGAATGGTCGCCTGGTGTGTCTGCATCCTGTAGTCAAG ATTCCACGACCAAGGTAGATAACCAGACATCTCTCGCCACTGGAATCGTCGCCTCCGTTTTAATTATCCTCATCATCATGATCGCTATCATTATTTGGCAGAGGAAAAAACGAAATGATAAATATGCTCTCAATAGAAATGACGATccttcattttacatgtaa